One genomic segment of Nonomuraea coxensis DSM 45129 includes these proteins:
- the ald gene encoding alanine dehydrogenase yields MKIGVPAEVKNHEYRVAVTPAGVHELVRNGHDVMVQSGAGLGSHITDEEYLSAGAKVLDGADAVWAEADMVLKVKEPIAEEYHRLREGLVLFTYLHLAASRPCTDALLSAGTTGIAYETVQVGNALPLLAPMSEVAGRLAPQVGAYNLMRFNGGRGILPGGVPGVAPAKVVVIGGGVSGLNAAQIAVGMGAEVTVLDTNIDRLRQIDAIYQGRLKTLVSTRYAIEQEVLQADLVIGAVLIPGAKAPTLVSNDLVSRMKQGSVLVDIAIDQGGCFEDSRPTTHAEPTYQVHGSVFYCVANMPGSVAHTSTHALTNATLPYAVKLANLGWREALRADPALAAGLNTHAGLLTNQPVAEALNLAYTPLSEVL; encoded by the coding sequence ATGAAAATCGGCGTCCCTGCCGAGGTCAAGAACCACGAGTACCGCGTGGCCGTCACACCCGCAGGCGTCCACGAGCTGGTACGCAACGGCCACGACGTCATGGTGCAGAGTGGTGCCGGCCTCGGCTCGCACATCACCGACGAGGAGTACCTGTCCGCCGGCGCGAAGGTCCTCGACGGCGCCGACGCCGTCTGGGCCGAGGCGGACATGGTGCTCAAGGTCAAGGAGCCGATCGCGGAGGAGTACCACCGGCTCCGCGAAGGGCTCGTGCTGTTCACCTACCTGCACCTCGCGGCCTCCCGGCCGTGCACCGACGCCCTGCTGTCGGCGGGGACGACCGGCATCGCGTACGAGACCGTCCAGGTCGGCAACGCCCTGCCGCTGCTCGCCCCGATGTCGGAGGTCGCCGGGCGGCTCGCGCCGCAGGTGGGGGCCTACAACCTCATGCGCTTCAACGGCGGGCGCGGCATCCTGCCCGGCGGCGTGCCCGGCGTGGCCCCGGCGAAGGTCGTCGTCATCGGCGGCGGCGTGTCCGGGCTCAACGCCGCGCAGATCGCGGTCGGCATGGGCGCCGAGGTCACCGTCCTCGACACCAACATCGACCGGCTCCGCCAGATCGACGCGATCTACCAGGGCCGGCTGAAGACGCTCGTCTCCACCCGGTACGCCATCGAGCAGGAGGTCCTCCAGGCCGACCTGGTGATCGGCGCGGTGCTGATCCCCGGCGCCAAGGCCCCGACGCTGGTCTCCAACGACCTGGTCAGCCGCATGAAGCAGGGCTCGGTGCTGGTGGACATCGCCATCGACCAGGGCGGCTGCTTCGAGGACTCGCGGCCGACCACGCACGCCGAGCCCACCTACCAGGTGCACGGGTCGGTCTTCTACTGCGTGGCCAACATGCCGGGCTCGGTGGCCCACACCTCCACCCACGCCCTCACCAACGCCACCCTCCCGTACGCGGTCAAGCTGGCCAACCTCGGCTGGCGCGAGGCCCTGCGGGCCGACCCGGCGCTCGCCGCCGGGCTCAACACGCACGCCGGCCTGCTGACGAACCAGCCGGTCGCCGAGGCGCTGAACCTGGCCTACACGCCGCTCTCCGAAGTGCTGTAG
- a CDS encoding sel1 repeat family protein has product MAWQGEVAAPAVPAPRMGEEPELLTAACTGDPRAAHRLGKLYAQHGDRVSAKHWWELAAAAGNVDSAFNLGVWHEKHGSLVEAVTWYESAAVAGDAEAAANLATLLLEQRGDVEAARRWYESAATGGSRVAARRLALVCEDAGEQAAAREWHRRAAAAGDTASAHDLGFLAYAAGEDEETVRWWESAARGGHVESAYCMGLYLDACGDPEGAEAYYRLAARSEHPGAASWLGGIALSRGDLRTARAWYERAANAGRAEDQRMAGFVCVELGETAAAGHWFGRAAAGGDAEAAFTYGLLLIAEFGDLAGGRHWFRQAAQAGHREAAVELGGLLTASGEPAEAHQWLSDPPPPVWARPAEPELAARAELAAAATGRRGGEALDAGELTEILATWDLMTRPLHDHSDVVSWLVRRTAAHRSAIEHLASVRGTLLRPGAAPWPSPAEVQHVLATARDLRGRLGLE; this is encoded by the coding sequence ATGGCCTGGCAAGGAGAGGTGGCGGCGCCCGCCGTACCGGCGCCGCGGATGGGCGAGGAGCCCGAGTTGCTGACCGCCGCGTGCACGGGCGACCCGCGGGCCGCGCACCGGCTCGGCAAGCTCTACGCCCAGCACGGCGACCGCGTGTCCGCCAAGCACTGGTGGGAGCTGGCCGCCGCGGCGGGAAACGTCGACAGCGCCTTCAACCTCGGCGTCTGGCACGAGAAACACGGCAGCCTCGTGGAGGCCGTCACCTGGTACGAGAGCGCCGCCGTCGCCGGCGACGCCGAGGCCGCCGCCAACCTGGCGACGCTGCTGCTGGAGCAGCGCGGCGACGTCGAGGCCGCCCGGCGCTGGTACGAGAGCGCCGCCACGGGCGGCTCCCGCGTGGCCGCCCGCCGCCTGGCGCTGGTCTGCGAGGACGCCGGCGAGCAGGCCGCGGCGCGCGAGTGGCACCGCAGGGCGGCGGCGGCCGGCGACACGGCCTCCGCCCACGACCTGGGCTTCCTGGCGTACGCGGCGGGCGAGGACGAGGAGACCGTGCGCTGGTGGGAGTCGGCCGCCCGGGGCGGGCACGTGGAGTCGGCCTACTGCATGGGCCTCTACCTCGACGCCTGCGGCGACCCCGAGGGCGCCGAAGCCTACTACCGGCTGGCCGCGCGGAGCGAGCATCCTGGCGCGGCCTCCTGGCTGGGCGGCATCGCGCTGTCCCGGGGCGACCTCCGCACCGCGCGCGCCTGGTACGAGCGGGCCGCGAACGCCGGCCGGGCCGAGGACCAGCGCATGGCCGGTTTCGTCTGCGTGGAGCTGGGCGAGACCGCCGCGGCCGGCCACTGGTTCGGCCGGGCGGCGGCGGGCGGCGACGCCGAGGCCGCCTTCACCTACGGCCTGCTGCTCATCGCCGAGTTCGGCGACCTGGCCGGCGGCCGCCACTGGTTCAGGCAAGCGGCGCAGGCCGGTCACCGCGAGGCGGCGGTCGAGCTGGGCGGGCTGCTGACGGCCTCGGGCGAGCCGGCCGAGGCGCACCAGTGGCTGTCGGACCCGCCGCCGCCCGTCTGGGCCCGCCCGGCGGAGCCCGAGCTGGCCGCGCGGGCCGAGCTGGCCGCCGCCGCGACCGGGCGGCGGGGCGGCGAGGCGCTCGACGCGGGCGAGCTGACCGAGATCCTCGCCACCTGGGACCTCATGACCCGGCCGCTGCACGACCATTCCGACGTGGTGAGCTGGCTCGTGCGGCGCACCGCGGCGCACCGCAGCGCGATCGAGCACCTGGCGTCGGTGCGGGGCACGCTGCTGCGGCCGGGCGCCGCGCCGTGGCCGAGCCCGGCGGAGGTCCAGCACGTCCTGGCCACCGCCCGCGACCTGCGCGGGCGGCTCGGCCTGGAGTGA
- a CDS encoding sulfite exporter TauE/SafE family protein — protein sequence MAAGLVAGTATCAATQGGLLVGLVGRGGDRAAVGWFLAGRLVSYAAAGALLGLLGSAVSLPPPARAALLVAAGAVVIGFAVRMLRRGHCAAQEAGDVPRLKAPLLGAATVLVPCGMTLGMEMIAVSSGSPLAGAAAMTGFVLGTAPAFALLGYVLRRVSRTRLARVAGVVAIAAGLWTAGTGLNLAGWLPAAAPATVPATGLTVGPATEPGTAPGAGTGTGPGAGTGAGPVVVTVWATRTGYRPAMVTAAAGVPVEIVFKVAEPGCTGTVVIAGRDVALPATVRLPPQPRGTLRYACGMGMYTGFLDFR from the coding sequence GTGGCCGCGGGCCTGGTGGCGGGCACCGCGACGTGCGCCGCCACCCAGGGCGGCCTGCTCGTGGGCCTGGTCGGCCGGGGCGGCGACCGGGCCGCGGTCGGGTGGTTCCTGGCCGGGCGGCTGGTCTCGTACGCGGCGGCCGGGGCGCTGCTCGGGCTGCTCGGCTCGGCCGTCAGCCTGCCGCCGCCGGCGCGCGCGGCGCTGCTCGTCGCGGCGGGCGCCGTGGTGATCGGGTTCGCGGTCCGGATGTTGCGGCGCGGGCACTGCGCCGCCCAGGAGGCCGGCGACGTCCCCCGGCTCAAGGCGCCGCTGCTCGGCGCGGCCACCGTCCTCGTGCCGTGCGGGATGACGCTCGGCATGGAGATGATCGCGGTCTCCAGCGGCTCGCCGCTCGCCGGGGCGGCGGCCATGACGGGGTTCGTGCTCGGCACCGCGCCCGCGTTCGCGCTGCTCGGCTACGTGCTGCGCCGCGTCTCCCGCACCCGGCTGGCGAGGGTCGCCGGGGTCGTCGCGATCGCCGCCGGGCTGTGGACCGCGGGGACCGGGCTCAACCTGGCCGGCTGGCTGCCCGCCGCCGCCCCCGCGACCGTCCCGGCCACGGGCCTCACCGTCGGCCCCGCCACGGAACCCGGCACCGCCCCTGGGGCCGGAACCGGGACGGGACCGGGGGCCGGGACCGGGGCCGGGCCTGTGGTCGTGACCGTGTGGGCCACCCGCACCGGCTACCGCCCGGCCATGGTGACGGCCGCGGCGGGCGTGCCGGTCGAGATCGTCTTCAAGGTGGCCGAGCCGGGCTGCACCGGCACCGTCGTCATCGCCGGCCGCGACGTCGCGCTCCCGGCCACCGTCCGCCTGCCGCCGCAGCCGCGCGGCACCCTCCGCTACGCCTGCGGCATGGGCATGTACACCGGTTTTCTCGACTTCCGGTGA
- a CDS encoding class I SAM-dependent methyltransferase, with amino-acid sequence MRRSYDDLVHEASTVSVDGWDFSWLDGRATEERPSWGYSRLLAGRLAASRAALDLQTGGGEVLAEVPALPPVAVATESWPPNLRLAASRLGPRGGRVVAAADDGPRLPFGDGVFDLVTSRHPVHTPWAEIARVLRPGGSFFSQQVGPRTAGELAEWFLGPYDRWTREPSLAREEAEAAGLEVVDLRSERLRMEFFDIGAVIYFLRKVIWIVPGFSPGRYADRLRALHDRIEAEGPFVAHSARFLIDARNP; translated from the coding sequence ATGCGGCGTTCCTATGACGATCTCGTCCACGAGGCGAGCACGGTCTCCGTGGACGGTTGGGACTTCTCCTGGCTCGACGGCCGGGCCACCGAGGAACGGCCCTCCTGGGGCTACTCCCGGCTGCTCGCCGGGCGGCTGGCGGCCTCGCGGGCCGCGCTCGACCTGCAGACGGGCGGCGGCGAGGTGCTGGCGGAGGTGCCCGCGCTGCCGCCGGTGGCCGTGGCCACCGAGTCGTGGCCGCCCAACCTGCGGCTGGCCGCCTCCCGGCTGGGCCCGCGCGGCGGCCGGGTGGTGGCCGCCGCTGACGACGGCCCGCGCCTGCCGTTCGGCGACGGCGTCTTCGACCTGGTGACGAGCCGGCATCCGGTGCACACGCCGTGGGCGGAGATCGCCCGGGTGCTGCGCCCCGGCGGATCCTTCTTCTCGCAGCAGGTCGGACCGCGCACCGCCGGGGAGCTGGCCGAGTGGTTCCTCGGGCCGTACGACCGCTGGACGCGCGAGCCGTCGCTGGCCAGGGAGGAGGCCGAGGCCGCCGGCCTGGAGGTCGTCGACCTGCGCTCGGAGCGGCTGCGCATGGAGTTCTTCGACATCGGCGCGGTGATCTACTTCCTGCGCAAGGTGATCTGGATCGTGCCGGGCTTCTCGCCCGGGCGGTACGCGGACAGGCTGCGCGCCCTGCACGACCGCATCGAGGCCGAGGGCCCGTTCGTGGCCCATTCCGCCCGGTTCCTCATCGACGCGCGCAACCCCTAA
- a CDS encoding response regulator gives MIKVLLADDQALVRAGFKALLDAQPDMTVVAEAGDGAEAVRLAERHGPDVVLMDIRMPGTDGLTATRRMPEGPRIIILTTFELDEYVFEALRGGASGFLVKDTEPAELIQAVRVVAAGEALLSPSVTRRLIAEYASRAKEPVAADGLDQLTEREREVLALVGTGMTNDEIAARLFMSPATAKTHVSRTMMKLHARDRAQLVVIAYESGLVRPGWL, from the coding sequence ATGATCAAGGTGCTGCTGGCCGACGACCAGGCGCTGGTCCGCGCGGGCTTCAAGGCGCTGCTGGACGCCCAGCCGGACATGACCGTGGTGGCCGAGGCGGGCGACGGGGCCGAGGCGGTGCGGCTGGCGGAGCGGCACGGACCCGACGTGGTCCTCATGGACATCCGGATGCCCGGCACCGACGGCCTGACCGCCACCCGCCGGATGCCGGAGGGGCCGCGGATCATCATCCTGACCACGTTCGAGCTGGACGAGTACGTCTTCGAGGCCCTGCGCGGCGGCGCCAGCGGCTTCCTGGTCAAGGACACCGAGCCCGCCGAGCTCATCCAGGCCGTCCGGGTGGTGGCGGCCGGGGAGGCGCTGCTGTCGCCCAGCGTGACCCGCCGCCTGATCGCCGAGTACGCCAGCCGCGCCAAGGAACCGGTCGCCGCGGACGGCCTCGACCAGCTCACCGAGCGCGAGCGGGAGGTGCTGGCCCTGGTCGGCACCGGCATGACGAACGACGAGATCGCCGCCAGGCTCTTCATGTCGCCGGCCACGGCGAAGACCCACGTCAGCCGGACGATGATGAAGCTGCACGCCCGCGACCGGGCGCAGCTCGTCGTCATCGCCTACGAGTCGGGCCTGGTGCGGCCGGGCTGGCTCTAA
- a CDS encoding sensor histidine kinase, with translation MRSKSGFAPYLALITAVFQIVLSQGASYGQRAFRAPLDPWAYALLLVGPLMIALHRRYPVPTAVVTFVATFLYIGGGYPYGGVFIAPVVMLFQLVGRGRRPAAWILAGMSLAAFIAYAWMTRQPQRGLFHDLAVSSFILLTMAAAELARIARERRAQQQRAAEEESRRQASEERLVMAQELHDVLAHNISLIHVQASTALHLIDDHPEQARTALATIKAASKEVLGEMRSVLDVLREGAPRSPTAGLDRLDELIGRSGLEVELERTGSRPLPTSVERAAYRIVQESLTNAARHAPGSAVTVRLDYGEHELAIRVSDTGATGPAVLSGSGSGNGIPGMRERAAALGGSLVAGPAGTGFQVEALLPLPEETTP, from the coding sequence GTGCGCTCGAAGTCCGGTTTCGCCCCTTACCTCGCCCTCATCACGGCGGTCTTCCAGATCGTGCTGTCGCAGGGGGCGTCCTACGGGCAGCGCGCGTTCAGGGCGCCGCTCGACCCGTGGGCGTACGCGCTGCTGCTGGTCGGACCGCTGATGATCGCGTTGCACCGCCGCTACCCGGTCCCCACGGCCGTGGTCACGTTCGTGGCCACCTTCCTCTACATCGGCGGCGGCTACCCCTACGGCGGGGTGTTCATCGCGCCGGTCGTCATGCTGTTCCAGCTCGTCGGGCGGGGGCGGCGGCCGGCCGCGTGGATCCTCGCCGGGATGTCGCTGGCGGCCTTCATCGCCTACGCCTGGATGACGCGCCAGCCGCAGCGGGGCCTCTTCCACGACCTCGCCGTCTCCTCGTTCATCCTGCTCACGATGGCCGCGGCCGAGCTGGCCAGGATCGCCCGCGAGCGCCGCGCCCAGCAGCAGCGGGCGGCCGAGGAGGAGAGCCGCCGCCAGGCCAGCGAGGAGCGGCTGGTCATGGCGCAGGAGCTGCACGACGTGCTGGCGCACAACATCTCGCTCATCCACGTGCAGGCCTCGACCGCGCTGCACCTCATCGACGACCATCCCGAGCAGGCCAGGACGGCCCTCGCGACCATCAAGGCCGCCTCCAAGGAGGTGCTGGGCGAGATGCGCTCGGTGCTCGACGTGCTGCGCGAGGGCGCGCCGCGCTCCCCCACGGCCGGGCTCGACCGGCTGGACGAGCTGATCGGGCGCTCCGGGCTGGAGGTGGAGCTGGAACGGACCGGCTCGCGGCCGCTGCCGACCTCCGTGGAGCGGGCCGCGTACCGGATCGTGCAGGAGTCGCTGACGAACGCCGCCCGCCACGCCCCCGGCTCGGCGGTCACCGTGCGGCTGGACTACGGCGAGCACGAGCTGGCCATCAGGGTGAGCGACACCGGCGCGACCGGGCCGGCCGTCCTGTCCGGCTCGGGCAGCGGCAACGGCATCCCCGGCATGCGCGAGCGGGCCGCCGCGCTCGGCGGCTCGCTCGTCGCCGGCCCCGCAGGAACGGGCTTCCAGGTGGAGGCCCTGCTGCCCCTACCCGAGGAGACGACCCCATGA
- a CDS encoding gamma-glutamyltransferase family protein — translation MRPVILPAAAVLIALVPAAPAVAATPVETQQKVPVAEGYGGAVATVDLDASKAAISVLRRGGNAVDAAVAAGAVLGVTEPYSAGPTGGGFLVYYDAARRRVHTVDGRETAPKAMTATTFEGIPFEEGVTSGLSAGVPGTVATWDLALRRFGTLSLRQALQPAVEVASKGFVVDRTFHDQTAANAARFKDFTSTAKLYLPNGAPPPVGSVFRNPELAETYRELGRRGPGWLYGGRLGAEIVATVKRPPVTPGSTRNVRPGLMELSDLTAYRALLREPTKVSYKGLDVYGMAPPSSGGSTVGEALNILEALPQVGLHEYLEASRLSFADRNAYVADVPGVPLEELLSDGFAKERACLIGDRALTSPVAPGDPDGSYGPCAQPTGTASPTAKEGPETTHLVVADRWGNVVAYNLTIESTGGNGIVVPGRGVLLNNELTDFTFGPAPGDPNLPGPGKRPRSSMAPTLVLKGGKPVLALGSPGGSTIITTVLQILLNRYDFGMDLPAALAAPRATQRNTAQTQAEQAFLDRYRTELEARGHQFVLNPEIGAATGLEFLGRDRIQAVAEPTRRGGGSAMVVRSR, via the coding sequence ATGCGCCCAGTGATCCTTCCTGCAGCAGCAGTCCTCATCGCGCTCGTCCCGGCCGCCCCCGCCGTGGCCGCCACCCCCGTCGAGACACAGCAGAAGGTCCCGGTCGCCGAGGGGTACGGCGGCGCCGTCGCCACGGTGGACCTCGACGCGTCCAAGGCCGCCATCTCCGTGCTGCGGAGGGGCGGTAACGCCGTGGACGCGGCCGTGGCGGCCGGGGCGGTCCTGGGCGTCACCGAGCCGTACTCGGCCGGGCCGACCGGCGGCGGCTTCCTGGTCTACTACGACGCCGCCCGGCGCAGGGTCCACACCGTGGACGGGCGGGAGACGGCGCCCAAGGCGATGACCGCGACCACCTTCGAGGGCATTCCGTTCGAGGAGGGCGTCACCAGCGGCCTGTCGGCCGGCGTGCCCGGGACCGTCGCCACCTGGGACCTCGCCCTGCGCCGCTTCGGCACGCTCTCGCTCCGGCAGGCGCTCCAGCCCGCGGTCGAGGTGGCTTCCAAGGGCTTCGTCGTCGACCGGACCTTCCACGACCAGACCGCCGCCAACGCCGCCCGCTTCAAGGACTTCACCTCCACCGCGAAGCTCTACCTGCCGAACGGCGCGCCGCCGCCCGTCGGCTCGGTCTTCCGCAACCCCGAGCTCGCCGAGACCTACCGCGAGCTGGGCCGGCGCGGCCCCGGCTGGCTGTACGGCGGCCGGCTCGGCGCGGAGATCGTGGCCACCGTCAAGCGCCCGCCGGTCACGCCGGGCAGCACCCGCAACGTCCGCCCCGGCCTGATGGAGCTGTCGGACCTGACCGCCTACCGGGCCCTGCTCCGCGAGCCCACCAAGGTCTCCTACAAGGGCCTCGACGTGTACGGCATGGCGCCCCCGTCCTCCGGCGGCTCGACCGTCGGCGAGGCGCTCAACATCCTCGAAGCCCTGCCGCAGGTGGGCTTGCACGAGTACCTGGAAGCCTCCAGGCTGTCGTTCGCCGACCGCAACGCCTACGTCGCCGACGTGCCCGGCGTGCCGCTGGAGGAGCTGCTGTCCGACGGCTTCGCCAAGGAACGCGCCTGCCTGATCGGCGACCGGGCGCTCACCAGCCCGGTCGCGCCCGGCGACCCTGACGGCTCGTACGGCCCCTGCGCCCAGCCCACCGGCACCGCGAGCCCGACCGCCAAGGAGGGCCCCGAGACCACGCACCTGGTCGTGGCCGACCGCTGGGGCAACGTCGTCGCCTACAACCTCACCATCGAGTCCACCGGCGGCAACGGCATCGTCGTGCCGGGCCGCGGCGTGCTGCTCAACAACGAGCTGACCGACTTCACCTTCGGCCCCGCCCCCGGCGACCCCAACCTGCCCGGCCCCGGCAAGCGGCCCCGCTCGTCGATGGCGCCCACGCTGGTGCTCAAGGGTGGCAAGCCGGTGCTGGCGCTCGGCTCGCCCGGCGGTTCGACGATCATCACGACCGTGCTACAGATCCTGCTCAACCGCTACGACTTCGGCATGGACCTGCCGGCCGCGCTCGCCGCGCCCCGCGCCACCCAGCGCAACACCGCGCAGACGCAGGCCGAGCAGGCGTTCCTCGACCGTTACCGGACCGAGCTGGAGGCCCGCGGGCACCAGTTCGTGCTCAACCCGGAGATCGGCGCGGCGACGGGGCTGGAGTTCCTCGGCCGGGACCGGATCCAGGCCGTGGCCGAGCCGACCCGGCGCGGCGGCGGCAGCGCGATGGTGGTCAGGTCCAGGTGA
- a CDS encoding GNAT family N-acetyltransferase, whose translation MFSLPLRDGARLGPLEVWHAEVFADHLDRAREHIRPWVGPAFVTDDLDGARATLQRYAERQAADSARLYGIWRDELLVGGVMFTAFDAAAGSCEIGCWLEPSAEGHGLITRACGALLDWAFTSRGLHRAEWHCRADNDRSSAVARRLGMTLEGVRREAWPYEGARYDKQIWAVLAAEWRRTAES comes from the coding sequence ATGTTCTCGCTGCCGCTGCGCGACGGCGCTCGTCTCGGGCCGCTGGAGGTCTGGCACGCCGAGGTCTTCGCCGATCATCTGGACCGGGCCCGCGAGCACATCCGTCCCTGGGTCGGCCCCGCGTTCGTCACCGACGACCTGGACGGGGCGCGGGCCACGCTCCAGCGGTACGCCGAGCGCCAGGCCGCCGACAGCGCCCGCCTGTACGGCATCTGGCGGGATGAGCTGCTGGTCGGCGGCGTGATGTTCACGGCGTTCGATGCCGCCGCCGGCTCGTGCGAGATCGGCTGCTGGCTGGAGCCGTCCGCCGAGGGCCACGGGCTGATCACGCGGGCGTGTGGCGCGCTGCTGGACTGGGCGTTCACGTCCCGGGGGCTGCACCGCGCCGAGTGGCACTGCCGGGCCGACAACGACCGCAGCTCAGCGGTGGCCCGGCGGCTCGGCATGACGCTGGAGGGCGTGCGACGCGAGGCGTGGCCGTACGAGGGCGCGCGCTACGACAAGCAGATCTGGGCGGTCCTCGCCGCCGAGTGGCGGAGAACGGCGGAGTCCTGA
- a CDS encoding Lrp/AsnC family transcriptional regulator, whose product MEMGERGDLDATDLALLARLAKDGRASLTDLAREVGLSRPSVADRLRKLETSGVIAGYAARIDPARLGLPLRAQIRLRPHQPNARAHGLREKLLALGHVLSCVHVTGDDCYVIEVAARNPAHLEELIDSLTGIGRTTTLLVLSDVVSPSDVDLKALLLEPGSAPPAER is encoded by the coding sequence ATGGAGATGGGAGAACGGGGCGATCTGGATGCGACCGACCTCGCGCTGCTGGCCCGGCTCGCCAAGGACGGCCGGGCGAGCCTGACCGATCTCGCGCGCGAGGTCGGTCTCAGCCGGCCCTCCGTCGCCGACCGCCTCCGCAAGCTGGAGACCAGCGGCGTGATCGCCGGCTACGCGGCCCGGATCGACCCGGCCCGCCTCGGCCTGCCGCTGCGCGCGCAGATACGGCTGCGCCCCCACCAGCCCAACGCCCGCGCTCACGGGTTGCGCGAGAAGCTGCTCGCCCTCGGCCATGTGCTCAGTTGCGTGCACGTGACCGGCGACGACTGCTACGTCATCGAGGTGGCCGCCCGGAACCCGGCCCACCTCGAAGAGCTGATCGACAGCCTCACCGGCATCGGACGCACCACGACCCTTCTCGTCCTGTCCGACGTGGTGAGCCCGTCCGACGTCGACCTCAAGGCCCTTCTGCTCGAACCGGGATCCGCCCCGCCGGCCGAACGCTGA
- a CDS encoding O-acetylhomoserine aminocarboxypropyltransferase/cysteine synthase family protein, with protein sequence MKDSDWNVQTRLLAGGHAAGRAGPEIRPVVSPVYETASFELPGVAEAAALYGEDALGEAFTYSRYANPTCAELERRVSALEEGVGAVATGSGMAAIALSVLNLCQAGDNLVCSSDVYGSTHTLFAHTLRRWGIETRFVDGRDPQAFARAADRSTRALYGETMPNPSLRTFPIRQVADVADRLGVPLIVDNTCAPVLCRPGRHGAAVVVHSATKYIGGHGAALGGVVVDTGRFAWGAAGARLPMLTEPDPAYHGQVWTALAGARGTSAYLVRLRRTLMRDLGPALAASAASRLVQGIQTLPLRMARHCDTAALIASRLHGHPALRRVNHPSLHAGDDARRARHYHGARGGLIGLDVAGGREAAAAFVSRLRIVRHVVNLGDVRTLVTHPAGTTHSQLGAGELASLGISPGYVRLSVGLEDPADLIHDLTQALDAVTLLEQP encoded by the coding sequence GTGAAGGACAGCGACTGGAATGTGCAGACGCGGTTGCTGGCCGGCGGCCATGCCGCCGGCCGGGCGGGGCCGGAGATCCGGCCGGTGGTCTCACCGGTGTACGAGACGGCCTCGTTCGAACTGCCGGGCGTGGCCGAGGCGGCAGCGCTCTACGGCGAGGACGCGCTCGGCGAGGCGTTCACCTACAGCCGTTACGCCAACCCCACCTGTGCCGAGCTGGAGCGGCGGGTCAGCGCCCTGGAAGAGGGCGTGGGCGCGGTCGCGACCGGCTCCGGCATGGCCGCGATCGCGCTGAGCGTGCTCAATCTGTGCCAGGCCGGCGACAACCTGGTCTGCTCCTCCGACGTGTACGGCAGCACTCATACGCTGTTCGCCCACACCCTGCGCCGATGGGGCATCGAGACCCGGTTCGTCGACGGACGCGATCCCCAGGCGTTCGCGCGCGCCGCGGACCGGTCCACCCGTGCGCTGTACGGCGAGACGATGCCGAACCCGTCCTTGCGCACGTTCCCGATCCGGCAGGTCGCCGACGTCGCCGACCGGCTCGGCGTACCGCTGATCGTGGACAACACCTGCGCGCCGGTGCTGTGCCGCCCCGGGCGGCACGGCGCCGCCGTGGTGGTCCATTCGGCCACCAAGTACATCGGCGGTCACGGCGCCGCCCTCGGCGGGGTCGTCGTCGACACGGGTCGTTTCGCCTGGGGCGCCGCCGGCGCCAGGCTGCCGATGCTCACCGAACCCGATCCCGCCTACCACGGCCAGGTGTGGACCGCGCTCGCCGGCGCCCGCGGCACCAGCGCGTACCTGGTGCGGCTGCGACGGACGCTCATGCGCGACCTCGGACCCGCTCTCGCCGCCTCGGCGGCGAGCCGGCTGGTGCAGGGCATCCAGACGTTGCCGCTGAGAATGGCCCGCCACTGCGACACCGCCGCCCTGATCGCCTCGCGCCTGCACGGCCATCCGGCTCTGCGCCGCGTCAACCACCCGTCCTTGCACGCCGGCGACGACGCCCGGCGTGCCCGGCACTATCACGGCGCCCGGGGCGGGCTGATCGGCCTCGACGTGGCCGGCGGCCGTGAGGCGGCCGCCGCGTTCGTGTCACGCCTGCGGATCGTGCGCCACGTGGTCAACCTCGGCGACGTCCGGACCCTGGTCACCCACCCGGCCGGCACCACGCACTCCCAGCTCGGCGCCGGGGAACTGGCCTCGCTCGGCATCTCCCCCGGCTATGTACGGCTGTCGGTCGGGCTCGAGGACCCGGCCGACCTGATCCACGACCTCACCCAGGCACTCGACGCCGTCACTCTTCTGGAGCAACCATGA